In one window of Nicotiana tabacum cultivar K326 chromosome 12, ASM71507v2, whole genome shotgun sequence DNA:
- the LOC142167142 gene encoding uncharacterized protein LOC142167142 has translation MQNVPHKWPDLIQNLEQYTPVLKVTKVFWEFPFEGWIKVNTDGASRGNHGRRSISFVLRDEDGDVIYALGREVPPATNNEAEALAILEALRYCVDHRFTQFWLQTDSMIMKNVLNGNWMPPWNITKYVEEIKNLIKGCNVTITHILREGNILSRSSCELCSRQWGY, from the coding sequence ATGCAAAATGTGCCTCACAAATGGCCTGATTTGATCCAAAACCTGGAGCAATATACTCCAGTTTTGAAGGTGACAAAAGTGTTCTGGGAATTCCCCTTTGAAGGATGGATCAAGGTCAATACAGACGGGGCGAGCAGGGGAAATCATGGAAGAAGATCTATCAGTTTTGTGTTGAGAGATGAGGATGGAGATGTCATTTATGCACTAGGAAGGGAGGTTCCACCAGCTACAAATAATGAGGCAGAAGCTCTAGCTATTCTGGAGGCTCTGAGATATTGTGTGGACCATCGATTCACACAGTTTTGGCTACAAACAGATTCCATGATCATGAAGAATGTGTTAAATGGAAATTGGATGCCACCATGgaatattactaaatatgtggAAGAAATTAAAAATCTTATTAAAGGGTGTAATGTTACAATTACCCATATTTTGAGGGAGGGCAATATTCTTAGCAGATCATCTTGCGAACTATGCTCTAGACAATGGGGCTATTGA